Within Pelistega ratti, the genomic segment AGTCATCAATACTCCAGCACTTTTCCAAGAGTGGGAACAAGAAGTTGCGCAAATGCGAGAACGGATTAAAACTATGCGTCAACAACTATACCAAACACTTAAAACAAAACTACCTCATCGTTCATTTGAGTATTTTATCCAACAACGTGGTATGTTTAGTTATACAGGTTTAACACCCGAACAAGTTCAACGCTTACAAGATGAATTTGCCATTTACCTAGTCGGCTCTGGACGTATGTGTATAGCAGGGTTAAATACAAGCAATATTGAGTATGTAGCAAATGCCATTGCAGAGGTACTTGCTTAAAACCTATCTCTATCTAAAAAAGAGAAATAGTCTATTTAACTATTTCTCTTTTTTGTTATATACAAAGTATTGCTTATCTATTCTATTTCTTCTACAGCAGTGAATATATTGACTAAATAAATAGATATTTTATAGGTTTAATAGACTTAAACATAGAAGCATAACATTCTAATAAGTTTAAGATAAAGATATACACTACCATACTTTGCTTATCATTTTCCATCTATCTATAACAAGATAATAAAGCCCATTTAAGAATAATATTCTTATTATTTATGCTAGGGATAGCCACACTATTTAACTATTTTAGGAATATAAAATAAGTCATGTACACACGTTTTAGCCATTTCTTGTGCACGTTGTAGTTATACGCACACGTTTTAGCCGTTTCTTGTGCACGTTGTAGTTATACACACACGTTTTAGCCGTTTCTTGTGTAGATAAGTTTTATAAACTGGGTGTTAAAAACACAGTACAAAAAAGGTCGGAATAGATACTATTCCAACCTTTTAATTTATTATTAATGAGTATGTATATAACTAACCTTTTATTGGTAAGCTATATACATCACTAGATTACCACTGATAACCAATACCAGCGGATGCTCCTACATCTCCTCGAGTATTTGCATTACCTTGCGCTTTAATGATAATCTTACCGTTATCACTAATTCGCGAGAAACCTACTGCTACAGCACCTTCATTTTTGTAAGTCCCTGCTGAAGCAGCCAACATAGACTTACCAGGAAGGAAGGCTTGTGGTAAGCCTACTGCCGCATTGGCTCCTGCAATACCAGCACGAAGGTCTTTATTATTACGGTCAATTCGGTTATAAATATCACCAGTTCTTTGGTTCAATTGATTAACATTCACCGCATCAGTACCATTCACACCTGGTGCAACATTGGTAATACGCTGACCACCTCCACTAATACCGCTTGAGGTAATACTTGGACCATTATTAATCGTTAAACCACCTTGATTCAAGGTTGTACCGCCAATATTGACACTACCATTACTATCCAATGTTACGTTATTGGCCAATTGGGTTTTTAAGCCTCCTTTACCATCATTAACAACACGGATATTATCCTTGGTAGTAGCATCTTTAGCACCACCCGTAATATTTAAGTTAGAACCCAGTGTACGATTCACCGTAATACCATCATCGCCCGTAAATTTAAGACCATCATCCATTGTGGCAACTTCACGGGTAGTATTATTCCCATCAGTATATTTAATACGGTCAATTTCTTTACCCGCATCTTTTTCAGCAACAGTTGTTGATCCTTTTTCTGGTTTAAGGGTAACACTTGATCCAGCCTTACCATCTGCACCACGAGGACCTGTTAGACCAATAGATCCATCTTTACCGTTGATAACTACTGATGAACCATCTTTACCATTTACTCCGATAGTACCATCAACACCGTCTTTGCCAGCTTTTCCTACAGTAACAGAATTAGCTTTCAAATCTTTGTCTAAGGCAACAACTACCTTACCATTTTTGGTAATAGTTTTAACGTTCTCAGCACTATAGTTAGTATCGGCTTTTGTACCCTCACCCACAATCTCAAGTTTTTCACCTAAATTTTTGTGGATAACTGAACCAGACTGCGTACCAAAGTCTAAACCTTTATTAACAAGCTCTTGCTTAGTATTATGCAACTGTGAACCATTGATAGCATCTTTAGATGTTGAACTAATCTCACCATCAGCAACATTAACAACTTTATTACCACCGTTATCTAAACCTTTATTAGTTAAGGTCACGTTGTTTTTACTACTATCCGATGCTTTGATAGTAATACCACTATCATTCATGGTTGTATTGCCTGTGGTTACAGTCGTGAAATCAACATTATCTTTTGTTTTCACAGTATATGTCGTGCTACCATCAGCATTTTTAGTTGGTGTCACTTCCATATTTTTACCTGCTTCAACTTTTGCTGTCGCTTGTGTCAGACCATCTTTTAACTGTTTAACATTAACTGCATCAGTATCAGCTTCACCAGCTTTCACGTTAGTGATCTTGTTACCATCAACACTTAAGTTACCGCCAGAGATGGTTGTTCCGCCCTCTTTAAACTCAAGTTTTTGACCATCTTTATTTGAGATAGAATCAATATTTTTCAAGTCTTTTGCAAGTTGAGCTTCTAAAGTGCCGTTTCCATCAGCTTTTACATTAATATTACCGCTTGCTGATTTAAAGTTTTCAGAATCCTCTTTACTAACCCCCTCACCTTTAATAGTAACGAGAGAGTTAAGTGTATGGTTATTGACTACGCCATTATTGCCAGTAAATTTCAAGCCATCATTAAGTGTTGCCACTTCTTCTCTTGTAATATTACCCGCATTATCTTTAGTTTCATAAACCATACGCGTTTTAGTGTCACCATCTTTACCATCAACACCAGCCTTACCCTGTGCCATAGTAATAGATCCACTAGAACCATCTTTACCATTGATGCCGATAGTACCGTCTTTACCATTCAAGGCTATGCCATCTTTACCATCAGCACCTTTCAAGCCAATAGAGCTATCTTTACCACTGATAGTAACACCATCTTTACCATTTTCACCTTTAACAGTAATAGTCCCTGGTTCATTATTATTACCGATAGTGACATCTTTATCTAAACCAATTTGTAATTTAGATTTGCCATCTTCAGTAACAACTTTAGTGGTTACACTGCCATCACCTTTTACAGTGACGGTTTCACCAAGTTTGGCTTTAACATCCTGACCTTTTTCATCGGTTAGACCAAAGCCACCACCTTTTGAAGGGTCAGTAATACTATTAACAGATTCTTTTAAGTCACCCACATTGACCGCATTATTTAATGTATCACCTGTAGCATTTGCTAAAGATACTTTATTACCACTAGCGTCTTTCAATCCACTATCAACATTAACAATTTGGTTACCACCATTGTTTAGACCTTTGTCGGTTACACTAACTGTCTTATTAGCAGGCGCATCTTTTGATGTAATCACTAAACCATTACCATCAATCACAGATTTACCGCCCATATTATTGATAAATGTTGCACTCGTTAAATCTTGTAGCTGTTTAGCCATTTTAAGAATTAATCGACCGTTTTCATTATCAACTCGTAAGTTTTTATCTGTTACATCAGCATTTTTACCAAGGCGACCTAAGATTTCTAGCTCTTCATTCAGTTTCTTAGCGATAGATTCACCCGTATCGCCTTTGAAACGTAAACCATCATTAAGGGTTGCCACTTCTTCGGTAATGGTTTTGTTCGGGTCTTTCGGATCTTTGGTTTCGTAAACAATACGTGTTTTGCTTTCACCGTCTTTTCCGTCAACACCTGCTTTTCCATCAGCACCTTTAATGGTTAAACCATTTGCTCCATCCTTACCATTTAAGCCGATTGAGCCGTCTTTACCATTAATAACTACTGATGAACCATCTTTACCGTTCACACCGATAGTACCATCAACACCATCTTTACCGTCAGCACCTTTTTCACCAACAGTCACTTTATTGGCGGTTAAGTCTTTTGCTAGGGCAACAACAACTTTACCGTTTTCAGTGATAGTTTTGATGTTAGTTGCATCATATTCGGTATCTGCTTTTTCTCCCTTACCCACAATCTCAAGTTTTTCACCTAAGTTTTTATGGATAACAGCATCACTACCTGTTGATTGCGTACCAAAATCCAAACCTTTATTGATTGTATTGGTTACATTATAAAGCTGTGAACCATTAACAGCATCTGTAGAGTTCGCGCTTACATCACCCGCTTGAACATGCGTGATTTTATTACCATCAACACTTACATCACCGCCTTTAATGGTTGTACCACCATTTTGATTGAATACGATACTTGATTTACCATTGGTAATAGATTCAATACCGTTAAGGTTTTTAGCTAAACGGGCAGTCAAGTTATTAGAACCATCAGAAATAACACCAATGTTATTTTCTTCCGACAGTTTATTTCTATCGGTAATACCACCGACAACATTGACTTGTTCATTTAAACGTTTTTTGATAACACTTGTATTTGCAATGGCATCACCATAGTATTTCATACCATCATCATGCGTCGCTACTTCATGTTCTTTACCATCTTTATCTTGGTAAACGATACGGGTGATACCATCTTCGCCGTCAACACCAGCTTTACCTTTTTTAACAGAAATATCAGCCGTTGCATTTTGTCCGTCTTTACCAGCAGGACCTGTTAAGCCAATATGACCAACACCATCTTTACCAGAAATAGATACGGCATCTTTACCGTCTTTACCACTGATTCCGACTTTACCATCTTCACCATTTTGACCGTTAGGGCCAGTAATAGTCACACCATCTTTACCATTTTGACCATCTTTGCCATTCACAACGATTTTGTCTAAATTCGTTAATTCTGAATCTAGGCTATAGGTGTATTGTTGGTTTTCACCATTGATAGTCTGTTTAACAGATAAATTCTTACCTGCGGCAAAGGCAACTTCATTTCCTGGTTTTACAACAGTAGAAGTAGCAGTATCAATTAATTTACCACCATCTGCTTTTGCAGTAGCTTTCCAACCACTACTATTAATTGCTTTGGAAATGTCCTCTGTGGTGGCAATACCATTTTTACCATCAGTACCATCGGCACCTTTAGTACCATCAGCCCCAGCTTTACCATCTTGACCAACAGCAATTTTACCAATAGTCACTGCATAGTTCACAACGCCATTATCAGCAACACTTGCCGTTAGGTAATCACCCGTAGCTTGGAAATCTAAACCTTTTTGTAAAGTCGTTTGTTTCGCCGATGTTGCATCTCCATTAGCTTTATATGTTAATTCGGCGGTTTGTTCCACTTTATCCTTAGAAACGCTTACTTCATAAGTAGCATTTGGATCACCAAATTTTTGACCATTTTGAGGCGTTACCGTTGCTAAGTTATTGGCATCATCTGCCGCTTTCACTTTTTCTGTTGAAACCGAAGCATTGACAACTTTATTTAGTTGATTAACATTAACGGCATCCGTACCATCTGTCCCTTCAGCAACATTAGTAATCTTATTACCACCGTTATTGAGACCATTATCTGTTAACGAAACCGTTTTGGTCGGATTATTCGAATTAATGGTAATACCACTACCATTGACGATCGTTGTTTTATCGCCGTCTTTAAACTCAGCACTGGTTAGATCTTTAAGCGTTTTGGCTAATTTCACCGTTAAAGAACCATTGGCATCACCGATTACACCAATATTGTTATCCGCCAGTTTAGTTGCGTCAGTCTCCCCACCAACAATACTTAATGTCTCACCAAGTTGACGATTAACATTAACATTCGCATTATCACCTTTAAAATTCAGCCCTTTTGCAATATCATCTGTATTTTTGGTGATATTTTGCGTATTGTTCGTCACATTTTGGTTGGTAGCATACAGTTGTGAGCCATTGACGGCATCTTTACTATTTGCATCAACCGTTCCGTTCGCCACATCGGTAATCTTATGATTATCGACACTAACATCTCCGCCAGAGATTATCGTTTTACCATCCTTACCTAACTCAATTTTATGCGTACCGTTAGCGATAGAATTAATATCGGTTAGGTCTTTCTCTAATGCGTAGGTATAAGTATGATCACCGTTTGTCGCTACGTCTTGTTTAATATTTAAGTTTTGACCAGCCGCATAATTCACGGTGGTACCCGGTTTAACAATGGTAGCCGCAGCCGTTGAACCTGATGCCACGTTACCTGTTGCATTACCTAACCAACCTGAGTTGTTAATGATATCTACCACTGTTTTGACGGTTGCAATACCATCTTTACCATTAACACCCGGTTGACCCGGTACACCCGGCTTACCATCATTAATTGTTGGCGCTTCACCTAGTACCACGTCATATTTAACCACCCCATTTTTATCAACCGAGGCAGTTGTGTAGTTACCATTGACAAAATCTAAACCGTCTGACACTTTAACGCTTTGTTTCGTACTCGCATCACCATTCGATTTATACGATAACAAGGCATCGCCTAAGTTTTGAGCAATCGCATTAACGGTATATGTTTTCTGTCCTGTCGTTGCATCAGATGTTTCGTCAACTGTCACATTATCGCCGGCTTTCACCACTGTGCCTAAACCTGTAATCACTTTTTTACCTTCATTGGTAATATTAGTAAGGTTATTATCCGCGGCATTATCGATTTTATCCTTAGTTTCCTTCGTTAAATCGACAGCAACTTGGCTACCAGATGCTTTAGTTTCAACATATTTTTGGTTATCTCCTCCTACCACATCAAACTGCAAGCCACCTGCTTTATTAAGTTGCTGAGTTTCTGTTGCAGTATTTTTATCAGCACCTAGCTTAATCGTATTATTACCTAATTTATTTAGCTGATTAACATTAACGGCATCCGTACCATCTGTCCCTTCAGCAATATTAGTAATCTTATTACCGCCGTTATTGAGACCATTATCTGTTAATGAAACCGTTTTGGTCGGATTATTCGAATTAATGGTAATACCACTACCATTGACGATCGTTGTTTTATCGCCGTCTTTAAACTCAGCACTGGTTAGATCTTTAAGCGTTTTGGCTAATTTCACCGCTAAAGAACCATTGGCATCACCGATTACGCCGATATTATTATCCGCTAATTTAGTTGCATCAGTCTCGCCACCAACAATACTTAAGGTCTCACCAAGTTGACGATTAACATTAACATTCGCATTATCACCTTTAAAATTCAGCCCTTTTGCAATATCATCTGTATTTTTAGTGATATTTTGCGTATTGTTCGTCACATTTTGGTTGGTAGCATACAGTTGTGAGCCATTGACGGCATCTTTACTATTGGCATCAACCGTTCCGTTCGCCACATCGGTAATCTTATGATTATCAACACTAACATCACCGCCAGAGATAATCGTTTTACCATCCTTACCTAACTCAATTTTATTGGTACCATTAGAGATAGAATTAATATCGGTTAGGTCTTTCTCTAATGCATAGGTATAAGTATGATCACCATTTGTCGCTACATCTTGTTTAATATTTAAGTTTTGACCAGCGGCATAATTCACGGTGGTACCCGGTTTAACAATAGTAGCCGTAGCTGTTGAACCTGACGCTACATTACCTGTTGCATTACCTAACCAACCTGAGTTGTTAATAATATCTACCACTGTTTTGACGGTTGCAATACCATCTTTACCATTAACACCCGGTTGACCCGGTACACCTGCTTTACCATTACTAATTGTGGGCGCCTCACCTAGTACCACGTCATATTTAACCACCCCATTTTTATCAACCGAGGCAGTTGTGTAGTTACCATTAACAAAATCTAAACCGTCTGACACTTTAACGCTTTGTTTCGTATTCACATCGCCATTTGATTTATACGATAACGAGGCATCGCCTAAGTTTTGAGCAATCGCATTAACGGTATATGTTTTCTGTCCTGTCGTTGCATCAGATGTTTCGTCAACCGTCACATTATCGCCGGCTTTCACCACTGTGCCTAAACCTGTAATCACTTTCTTACCTTCATTGGTAATATTAGTAAGGTTATTATTGGCGGCATTATCGATTTTATCTTTCGTATCTTGAGTTAAATCAACGGTTACATCTGTACCACTGGCAGTTGTAGCCACATATTGAGCATTGTCACCACCTTTAACATTAAACTGTAAACCACCTTGTTTTGATAATGCTTGGTTATCCGTTGTTCCTGTATTACCACCTAATCTGATATTATTGTCACCAATCTTACTATCACCAACAAGTTTTAATTGCTCTTCAGTTGCTGCACGACCTGATTTGGCAAAGTCAGCACCATCAATAGTTTTATTGGTTAAACCAGTAATATCACCTCGGTTTCCATTCAGACTGATTGGGTTATTTCCAGCAATATTCACCACACCATTATCGGCAAACTCAACCTTACCACTACCCGTTTTGTTAGTGATAGATGTCACATCTGCTAAATCACCTTGTACATTAACTGCATATGTATCGGTCTCACCATCTGCACCCTTAGTGACAGTAGTGTTCTTACCATCAACCACTTTAATGGCTTTTTTCGCTTCATTACGGATAATAGTTTTACCACCTTCCGTAATATTCGTTAGGTTGTTATTAGCAGCATTATCGATTTTATCTTTTGTTTCCTTCGTTAAATCGACAGCAACTTGACTACCAGATGCTTTCGTTTCAACATATTTTTGCTTGTCTCCTCCTACCACATCAAACTGCAAGCCACCTGCTTTATTAAGTTGCTGAGTTTCTGTTGCAGTATTTTTATCTCCTCCTAATTTAATCGTATTATTACCCAATTTATTCAATTGACTAACATTGACGGCATCACTATCATTTGTACCATTTGCGACATTGGTAATCGTTTTATTACCCGCATTAATACCAGTATTAGTAACACTAGGACCATTTTTAATGGTTAAACCGTTATTATCTAAAGAAGTATTACCTGTCGTTACATTGGTAAAAGACACATTTTCTTTGGTAGCAACAGTTAAGTTTTTACCATCTTGAGTTACTTTAATATTATTACCCGCAATGACTTTAACCGTATCGCCCATTTTAACGGTTTGAGTTGTATTGCCTGTAACTTCACCTGTACCTGTTTGACCACTGGTAATATTCCAACCCTGCTCAACACGAGAAGCTACTGCATACAATTGTGATCCATTAATAGCGTCTGTAGAATTTGCATCAATATGGCCTGCGGCCACATTTTTAATTTGACGTTCTGAACCTCTACCACCGACACTGACAAATTTTCCAGCATCTGCAACTGCACCAACAAATCCCGTATAGATATATCCTCCAACTTCGGCTTGAGTAACTGTCTCAGTTGTATGAGAACCTTCTGTTTTTGAGTTATCCCCAAGCACGACTGACCCATTAGTCGCTGCCGTAATATTGTTACCTAAAACAACGGTATTT encodes:
- a CDS encoding YadA-like family protein; its protein translation is MNKIFKVIWCKVRQIWMVVSELSKSKPVSSVSAVKKVSSEESIRSSLNAPSFKLKTIIAVVPLALAPVVANAYVEIGGTASQGQSTPSANARPGAGGSNTWPYDYNNPGNKSYDDANQQSNKSDGYATDGKYAFGVAIGNRSSAVQRDGSSNGVAIGDYSRATGGLATAIGSFSNAQSTGSTAIGTAARAAGFNSLAIMRQSAAIGDYSAAIGTVAYAKGTASFAFGASATANGDQSIAIGNASPRTLDGISGGGEAKRTKYDGLNNTQSNGARSVAFGTGARTNGDDSFAFGSEARTGGFSKERDGYLQEDVYRPGYNVAEKAIAFGSKAVAMGKASVAFGSNSYGAKENSIAFGVGAMSRETDSIAFGTNASTNNTSSIAFGTNAQASHENVITIGKDSKATRKGAMTIGEGAQSNANNSLALGSGTIINQEDIKNRNAKYTNDGFDVERGVVAIANKGSERRLINLAAGREDTDAVNVKQLSEVNDNLARTIAGNNYTGYSIDGNGRYTYKAPDFYIKNKVLNTVKEAVELAQTNYVSVNADKNRQTDVNSNYDNLGAKARGSIALGEFAGTTTTAENSVAIGLGTKIAGRDAIALGANISNVNDGSIAIGKNAAAGSDNDFSNWANLTNPTTNQKFASEQELRSYFNANQNNNNPIYRAVVGKRANIAIGDGAATKGGRNISIGENAGVGTKDNWNIHNVNIGSEAGQRSKKDYSVAIGYQAGALTEANQTLQNNSVTKDGDRSPSVLIGKEAGKDTISYGTIAIGREAGQNIADSRSVQNIAIGNGAGKGVKSDNGQNNNFEGFGAGANTLIGAAAGENLSGDGTVAIGNLAGRNSKGDNNILMGHLAGSNATNDRSIIMGPQTGSNALNNDRNVLIGNYVNGEKAVSVANSVGLGSSAVVTGNQSISIGRSSQATADNTIAQGTQAKATAENAIALGREANVSANASIALGLGNKVSGSRSTAIGANNTVSGENTVVLGNNITAATNGSVVLGDNSKTEGSHTTETVTQAEVGGYIYTGFVGAVADAGKFVSVGGRGSERQIKNVAAGHIDANSTDAINGSQLYAVASRVEQGWNITSGQTGTGEVTGNTTQTVKMGDTVKVIAGNNIKVTQDGKNLTVATKENVSFTNVTTGNTSLDNNGLTIKNGPSVTNTGINAGNKTITNVANGTNDSDAVNVSQLNKLGNNTIKLGGDKNTATETQQLNKAGGLQFDVVGGDKQKYVETKASGSQVAVDLTKETKDKIDNAANNNLTNITEGGKTIIRNEAKKAIKVVDGKNTTVTKGADGETDTYAVNVQGDLADVTSITNKTGSGKVEFADNGVVNIAGNNPISLNGNRGDITGLTNKTIDGADFAKSGRAATEEQLKLVGDSKIGDNNIRLGGNTGTTDNQALSKQGGLQFNVKGGDNAQYVATTASGTDVTVDLTQDTKDKIDNAANNNLTNITNEGKKVITGLGTVVKAGDNVTVDETSDATTGQKTYTVNAIAQNLGDASLSYKSNGDVNTKQSVKVSDGLDFVNGNYTTASVDKNGVVKYDVVLGEAPTISNGKAGVPGQPGVNGKDGIATVKTVVDIINNSGWLGNATGNVASGSTATATIVKPGTTVNYAAGQNLNIKQDVATNGDHTYTYALEKDLTDINSISNGTNKIELGKDGKTIISGGDVSVDNHKITDVANGTVDANSKDAVNGSQLYATNQNVTNNTQNITKNTDDIAKGLNFKGDNANVNVNRQLGETLSIVGGETDATKLADNNIGVIGDANGSLAVKLAKTLKDLTSAEFKDGDKTTIVNGSGITINSNNPTKTVSLTDNGLNNGGNKITNIAEGTDGTDAVNVNQLNKLGNNTIKLGADKNTATETQQLNKAGGLQFDVVGGDNQKYVETKASGSQVAVDLTKETKDKIDNAADNNLTNITNEGKKVITGLGTVVKAGDNVTVDETSDATTGQKTYTVNAIAQNLGDALLSYKSNGDASTKQSVKVSDGLDFVNGNYTTASVDKNGVVKYDVVLGEAPTINDGKPGVPGQPGVNGKDGIATVKTVVDIINNSGWLGNATGNVASGSTAAATIVKPGTTVNYAAGQNLNIKQDVATNGDHTYTYALEKDLTDINSIANGTHKIELGKDGKTIISGGDVSVDNHKITDVANGTVDANSKDAVNGSQLYATNQNVTNNTQNITKNTDDIAKGLNFKGDNANVNVNRQLGETLSIVGGETDATKLADNNIGVIGDANGSLTVKLAKTLKDLTSAEFKDGDKTTIVNGSGITINSNNPTKTVSLTDNGLNNGGNKITNVAEGTDGTDAVNVNQLNKVVNASVSTEKVKAADDANNLATVTPQNGQKFGDPNATYEVSVSKDKVEQTAELTYKANGDATSAKQTTLQKGLDFQATGDYLTASVADNGVVNYAVTIGKIAVGQDGKAGADGTKGADGTDGKNGIATTEDISKAINSSGWKATAKADGGKLIDTATSTVVKPGNEVAFAAGKNLSVKQTINGENQQYTYSLDSELTNLDKIVVNGKDGQNGKDGVTITGPNGQNGEDGKVGISGKDGKDAVSISGKDGVGHIGLTGPAGKDGQNATADISVKKGKAGVDGEDGITRIVYQDKDGKEHEVATHDDGMKYYGDAIANTSVIKKRLNEQVNVVGGITDRNKLSEENNIGVISDGSNNLTARLAKNLNGIESITNGKSSIVFNQNGGTTIKGGDVSVDGNKITHVQAGDVSANSTDAVNGSQLYNVTNTINKGLDFGTQSTGSDAVIHKNLGEKLEIVGKGEKADTEYDATNIKTITENGKVVVALAKDLTANKVTVGEKGADGKDGVDGTIGVNGKDGSSVVINGKDGSIGLNGKDGANGLTIKGADGKAGVDGKDGESKTRIVYETKDPKDPNKTITEEVATLNDGLRFKGDTGESIAKKLNEELEILGRLGKNADVTDKNLRVDNENGRLILKMAKQLQDLTSATFINNMGGKSVIDGNGLVITSKDAPANKTVSVTDKGLNNGGNQIVNVDSGLKDASGNKVSLANATGDTLNNAVNVGDLKESVNSITDPSKGGGFGLTDEKGQDVKAKLGETVTVKGDGSVTTKVVTEDGKSKLQIGLDKDVTIGNNNEPGTITVKGENGKDGVTISGKDSSIGLKGADGKDGIALNGKDGTIGINGKDGSSGSITMAQGKAGVDGKDGDTKTRMVYETKDNAGNITREEVATLNDGLKFTGNNGVVNNHTLNSLVTIKGEGVSKEDSENFKSASGNINVKADGNGTLEAQLAKDLKNIDSISNKDGQKLEFKEGGTTISGGNLSVDGNKITNVKAGEADTDAVNVKQLKDGLTQATAKVEAGKNMEVTPTKNADGSTTYTVKTKDNVDFTTVTTGNTTMNDSGITIKASDSSKNNVTLTNKGLDNGGNKVVNVADGEISSTSKDAINGSQLHNTKQELVNKGLDFGTQSGSVIHKNLGEKLEIVGEGTKADTNYSAENVKTITKNGKVVVALDKDLKANSVTVGKAGKDGVDGTIGVNGKDGSSVVINGKDGSIGLTGPRGADGKAGSSVTLKPEKGSTTVAEKDAGKEIDRIKYTDGNNTTREVATMDDGLKFTGDDGITVNRTLGSNLNITGGAKDATTKDNIRVVNDGKGGLKTQLANNVTLDSNGSVNIGGTTLNQGGLTINNGPSITSSGISGGGQRITNVAPGVNGTDAVNVNQLNQRTGDIYNRIDRNNKDLRAGIAGANAAVGLPQAFLPGKSMLAASAGTYKNEGAVAVGFSRISDNGKIIIKAQGNANTRGDVGASAGIGYQW